The sequence CTTTTATCTAAGATAACAAAGTTAGTAATCTTAAGTAACTAAGCCTAAATTTTAGGCTTAGTTTTCATAACAAACCTGTTTGTTTTTTTAAATCTTGAACATATATTTCTCTTAGTTTTTTAGAGTATTTTCCTATTTTGCCATTATTTATTAATTTACCATCAACTTCAACAATTGGAAGTAAAACAAGAGTTGCTGCACTCATAAAAACTTCATCTGCACTATAAAGTTCATCTAACGTAAAATTTCTCTCATCTGTTTTAAGTCCGGCAACTTTTGCAAATTTAAGTAAATTTTTTCTTCTAATACCAGGGAGAATTTCGTTTGATAAAGGCTTGGTTATAAGCACATCATCTTTAACTATAAAAATGCTTGAGCTAGAACCCTCTGTAATGTATCCATTTTCTACCATTATGCACTCAAATGCACCATTTTTCTTAGCCTCTGTTTTTGACATACATTGTGCTAAAAGTGATATTGATTTTATATCTCTTCTTTTCCACCTAATATCTTCAGATGTTATAGCCTTTACGCCAGTTTCTAGATGATCATCATTTATAACATCTTTTTCATAAACAAATGCCATAAAAGTTTGCTCCAAATTTTCTATAAAATGAAACTCTCTTGGTGCAACACCTCTTGTTACTTGTATATAAACAGCACCCTCTTTTAATGTATTCTTAGAGATTAATTCGTATAAAACTTTTAAAATTTCATCCTTTTTTAAAGGAAGTTTTAAGTTTATCTTTGAAAGGCTATTTTCAAATCTTTCAAAAAAATCTTCTATGTTAGTTAAGTGTGAGTTAACTATAGGAACAACCTCATATATGCCATCTCCAAGTAAAAACCCACGATCAAAAACACTAACCCTAGCTTTATCTTTATTCAAAAACTGACCATTTAAATAAACTATATCTTTAAGTTTGCCTGCCATATCTTTCCTTTTTATGATAAAACCGTATTTTACCTAAAATTTCTTTTCTAAGCGATAAATTTTATATTAATTTATAATTTTGTCTTAAAAAATAAGAGAAGTATAAAGATATTTTGAGAATTTTTTGATAAAATAGTATTAAATATATTATCAGGAAGTGATATGAAAAACAAAACTTTAAAAGAAAAGATTATTGAAAGCATGTTTGCTGTATCAAAAAAACCAGTTTTATTCAAAGACCTGCTTGAAGCCAATGCAAGCTTTAATGAAGGTATGCTAGTTGATCCTGGAAAACTAAATTTCAAATTTAGATATGGTAAATCTTATATGATTTTTTCTGTAATTTGCTTTTTGGTATTTATACCTTTTACTATTTTAACTCATGATTTTTTTCAAAAAATTGATTTTCACATATCTATAATTGCTACTATATTGGCAACTTCTGGAGTTTTTGTAACATTTGATATTTTTAAAGCATGGGCTAGAAAATCTCTTACTAAACAACTTATTAAAAAAGCATGGGAAAATCATCTTCCATTTTTCCCATATGAAAAATACTCCACAAAAGTTGAAGAAGTTTATGAAGAAGCGCTTAAAAAAGAGCTTCCAAAAAGAGATTTAGAAAAATATATTTTAGATAGCTTGGTACAAAATGATTAGATACTACTTATATCATCAAATTTTTCACTTATTTTTTTAGAGTTTTTATGTAATATTTTAATTGCGTCTTGTAACTTGGTAGCATAGTTTAAAATAGCACTATTTTGCTTTTTAAATATCTCAAATTCTTTTGAAAGTTCAGCTATATGATGCTTCATTAAATTTGTATTTTTCATAATCTTTTCATCTTTAGTAAAAATATTTATGGAGTGAGTTATAGCCATAAGGGTTGAAGGAGATGCTATAAATACATTTTTTCTACTCATATACTCAAAAATTTCTACCAAATTTGAACAAATATATGTAAAGATTGCCTCACTTGGTAAGAATAAAATAGCATATTCTGTAGTTTCTGGTGGCAGAATATACTTATTTGAGATATCATCTATATGGTTTTTTATATCTCTTATGAATAGCTTTTCATACTTTGATATCTCATTTTTACTATCCTCTGCACTGCTTGCTTCACAAATTTTTTGATAGTTAGTTAGTGGGAATTTTGAATCTATTGGAAGCATAGTTTTGTTTTTAACATATAAAACAGAGTCAACCATTAAGTTGTTTGAAAGTTTCTTTTGAAGCTCATAAAGATTTTTATTATCTCCATAGTTAATCTCCAAAATCTTTTTAAGCTCTATCTCTCCAAAAATACCTCTAAGTTTAATATTACTAAAAATAGAATTTAGTTTTATAACCTGCTCTTTAAGTTTTTCACTTGAGCTGTTTGAATCCTCTAAATCGTTAATCTTCTCTAAAATATTTTGGAATCTTTTATCAAGAATATTCATATTATTGTTTAAATTATTAGTTGTATTTAAACTTGATAAGTTTAAAAATTCATTTATATTTCTATTTAACATAAAAAATTTATCAATAGTTAAATCATTAAAATCATTCATAAAATTTTGATTTACACTATTTTGTTCATTTATCAAGTTAGCTACTTGCTGTTTAAATTTCTCATTTTGTCTAACTATAAATATTATAAGAAAAATAATTATAGAGAAAAAAATAATAATTAGAGCAAATATTATGTATAAACTTAAATTACTAATCATCTATTTTAATCTTTAAAGGCAGTATTATCTCATTTTCAAATTGTAATCTTTTTAACCTATATTTAAGATCATCATTTTCTTCTAATAAGATTGAATGTTTATTTTTAAGTTTATGAATATCTCTACTTATATAATAAATTTCATTCCTTATGTATATTGCAGGAACGAACAAAACAACAAAAACAGCAACTATAATATAAGCAATAAGCAGATCATAAAAAGATAAATTTTTCTCCTGTTTATATCTATTTTCGTAATTTTCTAAAATTTCATCTTGTTTCATTGTTTACCTATCAATCTCAAAAACTCTAAGTTTTGCACTTTTGCTTCTTGAGTTATTTAAAATTTCATCTTTTTTTGCAACGATTGCTTTTTTGCTAATAATTTTTCCAATTGCATTATCTCCACCACATTCACATTTTATAAAAAACTCAGGACAAATACAATTTTTACTCCATTTCTTAAAATAGTTTTTTACCATTCTATCTTCTAATGAGTGAAAAGATATTATAGCCACAATAGCATGTTTTATATCTGAGTTTTGTATCGTTGTTAGTAAGCTTTCAAGCTCTTCTAGCTCTTTATTTACCTCTATTCTAATGGCTTGAAATGCCAAAGTAGCTCTACTTATACCGCTATTTCCCCTAACTGGATTAAGACCTATTAAATTTGCTAACTCTTTAGCGCTTGTTATCTCTTTTTTAGCTCTATAATCAACTATTTTTTTAGCGGTATTTCTTGCATCTTTTAATTCACCATACTCCTTAAAAATTTCTTCAAGCCTGTCTTGTGTGTAGTTGTTGACAACGAATTTAGCGTCCAAACTACTTTCTTTATTCATTCTCATATCTAAAACATCACTTTTTACAGAAAAACCTCTATCATTTTTATCTAAATGAAGAGAAGACACTCCAATATCAGCTAAAATTCCCCTAACACTTTTTAGATCAATATTTTTGACTAAATTTGAAAATGTTGTTTTATGCATCTCTATTCTACCGTTATATTTTTCTAATCTTTTTTTAGAGTAGTTAATAGCCTCTTCATCTCTATCGCAAGCTATTATTTTAATATTTTTGTTATTATTTAAGATAGCTTCGCTATGTCCACCATATCCAAGAGTACAATCAACTATAACTCCATCTTCAATATCCTTAAAGGCATCTAAAACTTCATTTATCAAAACTGGTATATGTATCAAATATTTTTAACCTTTGATTTTAAATTTCTTAGTATAATAACAAACAAAAGTTTAAAAAGGTCTAATTTGGAAATAGAAAAACATATTGAAACAATTCAAAAACTCTCACTATCTATGTTTAGAAAAAACTTTTTTGGTATATTTCACGGCTCTGTTTCTGCTAAAATTGCACAAAATAAATTTCTTATAAATAAAAAATATGCAATATTTGATAATATTACAAAGAATGATTTAGTGGTTTTATATGATAAAAAAGATTATAGGTGGAATGAAGCTAGTATTGATAGTGAAATTCATCTCAATATTTATAAAAATATATTTGAAGCCAAATATATTGCCTTTGCAATGTCTCCATATACTGTGAGTTACTCTTTAAATCATAGTTATATAATGCCAAAAGATTTTTTTGGTGAAGAGAAATTTGGCAAGATAAAAATATATGATCCTAAGAATTTTGATGATTGGTATGAAAGAGCTCCATATGAAATTTGCAATCATATGATAAATGAGAAGACAAATATAATGATTATAAAAGGGTATGGAGTTGTCGCATACAGTAGAACCGCGCAAGAGCTTGTAAAAGATATAGCACTGCTTGATAATAGTTGCAAAATTTTACAATATGAGAAAATTTATAGTTAATGACCAACTAACAAACTGTTAGTTGAAAAAAATTTGATTATTATCGCCTATTTTAAGCTATTTTAAGTTTAAATTCAGTAAAATATTTCAATACTTGTTAGTTAGTGATAAAAAAGGAAATAAATGATAAATTGGATGCAAAAAAATAAAAAGTATCTTATACCAACCATTTGGGTAAGTACTATAGCATTTGTTGGTGCTGGATTTGTTGGTTGGGGTCAATACAGCTTAAACAAAAACAAAAGCACAGCAGTTGCAAAAGTAGGAAATACTCCAATAACGATTAAAGAATTTCAACAAAAATATAATAATCTTTACAATTTTTTTAGTGCAATTGGCGGGGGAATGACTCAAGAGCAAGCTGATAGTATGAATCTTGAGCAAATTGCATTAAATAGCTCTATTCAAGATACTATGAGATTAAATTTTGCACACGACTTAGGAATTGGTGGAAGCGATAAAGATATAGCAAATTATCTTATTAGCATGTCTGAATTTCAAAGAGATGGCAAATTTGATGAAGATTTATATAAAAGTTCGCTTGCAAATCTAAGAATTAAACCAGTTGATTTTGAAAAAGATTTGAAAAAAAATATTATAGCAGATAAACTTTCTCATGCACTAAACATTCCTACTAACGATAAAGATTTAGAACTACTAGCCAGTGCTTACTTTATGCAAGATAGATTATCAATTGATGTGATTGAGGTCAAACCTGAAAATATAACTGCAAGCATGGATGAGATTAAAAAATACTGGCAAGAAAATAAAGATAAATACAAAACTATAAAAAGCTATGATATAGACACCTATTTTATTTCTATAGATAACGTAGTAGTTAGTGATGAAGATATTAAGAAATATTGGGAAGAAAATAAAAACCAATATATAAGCAGCGATGACAAACTTATGGAATTTGAAGAGGCAAAAGATAAAGCCACAAAAGACTACAAATTTGACG is a genomic window of Campylobacter blaseri containing:
- the rmuC gene encoding DNA recombination protein RmuC; protein product: MINEQNSVNQNFMNDFNDLTIDKFFMLNRNINEFLNLSSLNTTNNLNNNMNILDKRFQNILEKINDLEDSNSSSEKLKEQVIKLNSIFSNIKLRGIFGEIELKKILEINYGDNKNLYELQKKLSNNLMVDSVLYVKNKTMLPIDSKFPLTNYQKICEASSAEDSKNEISKYEKLFIRDIKNHIDDISNKYILPPETTEYAILFLPSEAIFTYICSNLVEIFEYMSRKNVFIASPSTLMAITHSINIFTKDEKIMKNTNLMKHHIAELSKEFEIFKKQNSAILNYATKLQDAIKILHKNSKKISEKFDDISSI
- a CDS encoding D-amino acid aminotransferase; this translates as MAGKLKDIVYLNGQFLNKDKARVSVFDRGFLLGDGIYEVVPIVNSHLTNIEDFFERFENSLSKINLKLPLKKDEILKVLYELISKNTLKEGAVYIQVTRGVAPREFHFIENLEQTFMAFVYEKDVINDDHLETGVKAITSEDIRWKRRDIKSISLLAQCMSKTEAKKNGAFECIMVENGYITEGSSSSIFIVKDDVLITKPLSNEILPGIRRKNLLKFAKVAGLKTDERNFTLDELYSADEVFMSAATLVLLPIVEVDGKLINNGKIGKYSKKLREIYVQDLKKQTGLL
- the rsmH gene encoding 16S rRNA (cytosine(1402)-N(4))-methyltransferase RsmH; amino-acid sequence: MIHIPVLINEVLDAFKDIEDGVIVDCTLGYGGHSEAILNNNKNIKIIACDRDEEAINYSKKRLEKYNGRIEMHKTTFSNLVKNIDLKSVRGILADIGVSSLHLDKNDRGFSVKSDVLDMRMNKESSLDAKFVVNNYTQDRLEEIFKEYGELKDARNTAKKIVDYRAKKEITSAKELANLIGLNPVRGNSGISRATLAFQAIRIEVNKELEELESLLTTIQNSDIKHAIVAIISFHSLEDRMVKNYFKKWSKNCICPEFFIKCECGGDNAIGKIISKKAIVAKKDEILNNSRSKSAKLRVFEIDR
- a CDS encoding class II aldolase and adducin N-terminal domain-containing protein, with translation MEIEKHIETIQKLSLSMFRKNFFGIFHGSVSAKIAQNKFLINKKYAIFDNITKNDLVVLYDKKDYRWNEASIDSEIHLNIYKNIFEAKYIAFAMSPYTVSYSLNHSYIMPKDFFGEEKFGKIKIYDPKNFDDWYERAPYEICNHMINEKTNIMIIKGYGVVAYSRTAQELVKDIALLDNSCKILQYEKIYS
- a CDS encoding peptidylprolyl isomerase; translation: MINWMQKNKKYLIPTIWVSTIAFVGAGFVGWGQYSLNKNKSTAVAKVGNTPITIKEFQQKYNNLYNFFSAIGGGMTQEQADSMNLEQIALNSSIQDTMRLNFAHDLGIGGSDKDIANYLISMSEFQRDGKFDEDLYKSSLANLRIKPVDFEKDLKKNIIADKLSHALNIPTNDKDLELLASAYFMQDRLSIDVIEVKPENITASMDEIKKYWQENKDKYKTIKSYDIDTYFISIDNVVVSDEDIKKYWEENKNQYISSDDKLMEFEEAKDKATKDYKFDAVKSDSLKKYLSLKKEEDSTTDKMSIFENDIEFPIENLKDKEVGEFIKPFIYKNGYLIAKISKVNEPKAMEFEKAKELAEADYKDQKAKDDLEKLAISSLENFKGKDIGFVSRDTTKSFDNISEGEFAIFLNELFSTNNKTKGYAKLENKAILYEITDQKLANAEIINENKSILEENAFSLKNNQLQQDLLNLLQKRYKVEYYYKGSNLE